One Maribacter cobaltidurans genomic window carries:
- a CDS encoding ArnT family glycosyltransferase: protein MFEKTPKQFYYFLAAFFVLNLVQSSFTELIFDEAYYWYYSQNMAWGYFDHPPMVALLIKISGLIFNGELGVRFMSCVISTVNLVLLWLLIDKPEKNGYIPHFFLLVFSMTLLNAYGFFTLPDTPLLFFTSCFLLSYKHFLKAEKITTAIVLGICMAALMYSKYHAVLVILFVLLSNLKLVKNRYAWLSVLVALICYVPHFYWLYENDFVSIKYHLYERPNDAYSFEKYTLGFFVNLIAIFGLTFPFIYYALYKTKSKDLFNKALLYLVYGVILFFFISSFNRRVQTQWIIVICIPLVVIVYNYMLGHKSVLKWIIRLGIVNAVLILYLRLGLVHQPLLFNFYYESHGNKVWVNEIHEEVGDIPVVFENSYRNAPMYEFYSGGIPTFSLNNVMYRKNQYSIDNSEERVRGKKVAYLSKYINDNTFSYTKPDGWVYKGKYIPEFNSYRKLECILEEESVSLGSSGYHLKIVNPYDVDIELSKLKFSIAYLSPYKNTLSLKPVTPTPLEKGMEILSKKDTTDFSLEIPDYNQEKVGYIRVVISENGLYPGLNGKPIPVH from the coding sequence ATGTTCGAAAAAACCCCAAAGCAATTTTATTATTTCCTTGCTGCTTTTTTTGTTCTGAATTTAGTGCAATCCTCTTTCACGGAGTTAATATTCGATGAAGCTTACTATTGGTACTATAGTCAAAATATGGCCTGGGGGTACTTTGACCATCCTCCCATGGTTGCCCTGCTCATAAAAATAAGCGGTCTTATTTTTAATGGTGAACTTGGGGTTCGCTTTATGAGTTGCGTAATTTCTACGGTCAACCTTGTTTTACTCTGGTTACTTATAGATAAACCAGAAAAGAATGGATACATACCGCATTTTTTTCTCTTGGTATTTTCAATGACCCTATTAAATGCGTACGGATTCTTTACACTTCCAGACACCCCCTTGCTGTTCTTTACCTCCTGCTTTCTATTGTCTTATAAACACTTTTTAAAGGCCGAAAAAATTACTACGGCAATTGTATTGGGAATTTGTATGGCTGCACTGATGTACAGTAAATACCATGCCGTACTTGTTATTTTGTTTGTGTTGCTTTCCAACTTAAAATTGGTTAAGAATAGGTATGCATGGTTGTCAGTCTTAGTGGCGTTAATCTGTTATGTACCTCATTTTTATTGGCTTTACGAGAACGATTTTGTGAGTATTAAATATCATTTATATGAACGCCCCAATGATGCCTATTCATTTGAAAAGTATACGTTGGGCTTTTTTGTGAATCTGATCGCCATATTTGGGCTTACCTTTCCTTTTATCTACTATGCCCTCTATAAAACCAAGAGCAAGGATTTATTTAATAAGGCTCTTTTATATCTGGTATATGGAGTTATTCTTTTCTTCTTTATTTCAAGTTTCAACAGGAGGGTGCAAACACAGTGGATTATAGTCATTTGCATACCTCTGGTCGTCATCGTCTATAACTATATGTTGGGGCATAAATCTGTGCTCAAATGGATTATCAGATTGGGAATCGTGAATGCCGTTCTAATTCTTTATCTAAGATTGGGACTTGTTCATCAACCCCTGCTTTTCAACTTTTATTATGAAAGTCACGGCAATAAAGTTTGGGTCAATGAAATCCACGAAGAGGTTGGCGACATACCCGTGGTTTTTGAAAACTCCTACCGAAATGCCCCTATGTATGAATTTTATTCTGGAGGGATACCTACATTTTCCCTAAATAATGTCATGTATAGGAAGAACCAATATTCCATAGATAACTCAGAAGAACGCGTTAGGGGTAAAAAAGTAGCTTACCTTTCCAAGTATATAAATGATAATACATTTTCCTATACCAAACCAGATGGATGGGTGTACAAGGGCAAATACATTCCGGAATTTAATTCCTATAGAAAGCTGGAATGTATACTTGAAGAGGAAAGTGTATCATTGGGCAGTTCAGGGTATCATCTTAAAATAGTAAACCCGTATGATGTTGATATTGAACTATCAAAACTTAAATTTTCAATAGCCTATTTGAGTCCCTATAAAAATACCTTAAGTTTGAAACCGGTGACACCAACGCCCTTGGAAAAGGGCATGGAAATTTTATCCAAAAAAGATACGACCGATTTTTCCTTGGAGATTCCTGATTATAATCAGGAAAAAGTAGGCTACATTAGGGTGGTAATTTCGGAAAATGGGCTTTATCCCGGTCTTAATGGAAAACCAATACCAGTTCATTAA
- a CDS encoding polyprenol monophosphomannose synthase: MSNSVVIIPTFNEIENIDAIINAVFQLPKKFHVLVVDDNSPDGTANRVRELQKQFGGSLFLEVREEKSGLGTAYIHGFKWAIARKYDYIFEMDADFSHNPTDLLRLLKACEKGADVSVGSRYKKGVNVVNWPLYRVLLSYGASFYVKMITGMRVHDPTAGFVCYRRHVLESIELDSVRFVGYAFQIEMKFRAYLKNYKIEEVSIIFKDRVKGKSKMSSSIISEAIWGVFVMKLRSLFQKNKF, from the coding sequence ATGTCCAATAGTGTTGTAATCATTCCTACTTTCAACGAAATTGAAAATATTGATGCGATAATCAATGCTGTTTTTCAGTTGCCAAAAAAATTCCATGTACTTGTTGTAGACGATAACTCTCCAGATGGCACCGCGAATCGCGTAAGGGAATTACAGAAACAGTTTGGGGGTAGTCTTTTTTTAGAGGTCAGGGAAGAAAAATCGGGTTTGGGCACGGCTTACATCCATGGGTTTAAATGGGCCATTGCCAGAAAGTATGATTATATTTTTGAGATGGATGCAGATTTTTCCCATAATCCAACTGATTTATTAAGGTTGCTAAAAGCCTGTGAGAAAGGGGCAGATGTATCGGTCGGTTCTAGATACAAAAAGGGAGTGAACGTAGTCAACTGGCCCCTGTACAGGGTTTTGTTGTCCTATGGGGCGTCCTTTTATGTTAAAATGATAACCGGGATGAGAGTCCATGATCCAACGGCAGGTTTTGTCTGTTACAGGAGACATGTCCTTGAGAGTATCGAGCTGGATTCCGTTCGTTTTGTTGGGTATGCATTTCAGATTGAGATGAAGTTTAGGGCATATCTCAAAAATTATAAAATAGAGGAGGTTTCCATTATCTTTAAGGATAGGGTAAAAGGAAAATCCAAGATGAGTTCTTCTATTATCAGCGAAGCAATCTGGGGGGTCTTTGTGATGAAACTTCGTAGTCTTTTTCAAAAAAATAAATTTTAA
- a CDS encoding dihydroorotase: MNKTLLKNGKVVNEGTIKELDLLLEGDYILRISNDISDKDATVIDLEGKYVLPGIIDDQVHFREPGLTHKGNIATESRAAVAGGITTYMEQPNTVPQTTTIAKLEEKFSMAKETSFANYSFLFGGTNDNLEELKRLDKNACSGIKLFLGSSTGNMLVDDEAVIENIFNSTEMVISAHCEDETTIRKNLEAYREKYGEDIPIQYHPLIRSEEACYISSSRAIALAKKTGARLHVFHLSTGKETALFRNDIPLEEKKITSEVCIHHLWFSDKDYLDKGTLIKWNPAVKTAQDRKTLWKALLDDRIDVVATDHAPHVLAEKDNPYTSAPSGGPLVQHALPAMLEKHLDGVISLERMVEKMCHNPAKLFQIEKRGFIREGNFADLAVVSLNAPWKVSRENILYKCGWSPFDGNSFRARVTHTFVNGHLAYDNGKLSEKRNAKRLTFNR, from the coding sequence ATGAACAAAACGCTATTAAAAAATGGCAAGGTTGTAAACGAAGGGACAATTAAGGAATTGGATCTTCTTCTGGAAGGGGATTATATTTTGCGCATTTCCAACGATATTTCGGACAAGGATGCAACGGTCATCGACCTAGAAGGAAAATATGTTTTACCGGGTATAATTGATGATCAAGTACATTTTAGGGAGCCTGGCCTTACACATAAAGGAAATATAGCCACAGAAAGCAGGGCCGCAGTTGCTGGTGGTATTACTACCTATATGGAACAACCCAATACAGTTCCGCAAACTACGACGATTGCCAAACTGGAGGAAAAATTCTCAATGGCCAAGGAAACCTCCTTTGCCAATTATTCCTTTTTGTTCGGTGGTACCAACGATAATTTGGAAGAATTAAAACGCTTGGATAAAAATGCCTGTTCAGGGATAAAATTATTCTTGGGTTCCTCAACAGGAAATATGTTGGTAGACGATGAAGCGGTTATAGAAAATATATTCAATAGTACAGAAATGGTAATTTCCGCACATTGTGAGGATGAAACCACTATTCGTAAAAACTTAGAAGCATACCGGGAGAAGTATGGAGAGGATATCCCAATACAATACCATCCTCTTATTAGAAGTGAGGAAGCGTGCTATATATCTTCCTCAAGAGCTATAGCTTTAGCAAAAAAAACAGGGGCCAGGTTACATGTGTTTCACTTATCCACGGGAAAGGAAACAGCTTTGTTCAGGAATGATATTCCATTGGAGGAAAAGAAGATTACTTCTGAGGTATGCATTCACCATTTATGGTTTTCAGACAAAGATTATTTGGACAAGGGAACGTTGATTAAATGGAATCCGGCCGTGAAGACGGCACAGGACCGCAAAACACTTTGGAAAGCCTTGTTGGATGATAGGATAGATGTAGTGGCCACAGATCATGCCCCTCATGTACTCGCAGAAAAGGATAACCCCTACACCAGTGCCCCAAGTGGAGGACCCTTGGTTCAACATGCACTACCTGCTATGTTGGAAAAGCATTTGGATGGAGTTATTTCTTTGGAACGGATGGTTGAAAAAATGTGCCATAATCCCGCCAAATTATTCCAAATTGAAAAGAGGGGATTCATTAGGGAAGGAAATTTTGCCGATCTGGCCGTGGTATCCCTTAATGCTCCTTGGAAGGTTTCCAGAGAAAATATACTATACAAATGCGGGTGGTCTCCTTTTGATGGAAATTCTTTTAGGGCCCGAGTGACCCATACGTTTGTCAATGGACATTTAGCCTATGACAACGGAAAATTATCAGAAAAAAGAAACGCAAAAAGACTCACATTCAATAGATGA